In a genomic window of Quercus lobata isolate SW786 chromosome 4, ValleyOak3.0 Primary Assembly, whole genome shotgun sequence:
- the LOC115986739 gene encoding putative wall-associated receptor kinase-like 13, with product MEKARHVFEAREEYFIQNGAMLLEKQITCNQGRDTEPIKIFSAKEIQQATNNYDPNLILGSDIATIYKGILDERDVAIKVKGPPICCSTETMVDFFLQQITIKQLISHKNVVRHYGCCLETKIPMLVLEFIPNGTLFDQLHGQRNKINCQISWLDRVRIATETSYALCYMHYGRLRPIVHLDVKSTNIFLDEFLTAKLSNFGFAVSIAPGEDFFQGSSVPLGEDFFQGSSVRGTYGYVDPEYQATLQVTDKCDVYSFGVVLVEVLTGHYPTEMFLRHNNLVDYFVLSMEENRIFQIVADVVLGQGSNEDIQAFAELALRCVKNKGDERPSMREVTIELRRILQLVKSKDSKLSNEIGSALTRLA from the coding sequence ATGGAGAAAGCAAGGCATGTATTTGAGGCCAGAGAAGAATACTTCATCCAGAACGGAGCAATGTTACTAGAGAAGCAAATCACTTGCAACCAAGGTAGAGATACAGAGCCAATCAAGATTTTCTCTGCCAAGGAAATCCAACAAGCTACTAATAACTATGATCCTAATCTAATCCTCGGCTCTGATATCGCAACAATCTACAAAGGAATACTAGATGAGAGGGACGTAGCTATTAAAGTGAAAGGCCCTCCAATATGTTGTTCCACTGAGACGATGGTAGATTTTTTcttacaacaaatcacaataaAACAATTGATCAGCCACAAGAACGTTGTGAGGCACTATGGTTGTTGCCTAGAAACTAAAATTCCCATGTTGGTTCTAGAGTTCATCCCCAATGGCACTCTCTTTGATCAGCTCCATGGTCAACGCAACAAGATTAATTGCCAGATCTCTTGGCTTGACCGTGTAAGAATAGCCACTGAGACATCCTATGCTCTTTGTTACATGCACTATGGTAGGTTAAGGCCAATAGTTCATTTGGATGTCAAAtcaacaaatatatttttggatgaGTTCTTGACTGCTAAACTatcaaattttggttttgcGGTTTCAATTGCACCTGGAGAAGACTTTTTTCAAGGTAGTTCAGTTCCACTTGGAGAAGACTTTTTTCAAGGTAGTTCAGTTCGGGGAACTTACGGATATGTAGACCCTGAATATCAAGCGACATTGCAGGTCACGGATAAGtgtgatgtttatagttttgggGTTGTACTGGTGGAAGTCTTAACAGGTCATTATCCCACAGAAATGTTCTTAAGGCATAACAATTTGGTAGATTACTTTGTTTTGTCGATGGAAGAGAACCGCATATTCCAAATTGTTGCTGATGTGGTACTAGGCCAAGGAAGCAATGAAGATATTCAAGCATTTGCAGAGCTTGCATTGAGATGTGTCAAGAATAAGGGAGATGAAAGGCCAAGCATGAGAGAAGTTACGATAGAGCTTAGGCGGATACTACAACTTGTgaagtcaaaagactcaaaactaAGTAACGAAATTGGTTCAGCTCTAACACGATTAGCATAA